One stretch of Miscanthus floridulus cultivar M001 chromosome 18, ASM1932011v1, whole genome shotgun sequence DNA includes these proteins:
- the LOC136520982 gene encoding LOW QUALITY PROTEIN: anaphase-promoting complex subunit 2-like (The sequence of the model RefSeq protein was modified relative to this genomic sequence to represent the inferred CDS: deleted 1 base in 1 codon), whose product MEWEDADGALDSWAQFCSLSNELLAGDGDLTLGPRLAPVVADLCTRGLATLVRDYFLHSLEETFRNNAVKKFWQHFHPYCSASTVERIKFCVKENWPEEILSKALEDICLEKGYQEKCVLVLVRAFQSYEDRAPQKQFKAVDCISSLMARYQLMVSSVLLTTLPLSFPEILNIYFKKMLEELNTIMAGSYESDQLVDHEPFQRSNTSDWHSGMDIDGSEVSESSFLVKNIGKVVRDLRCIGFTSMTEDAYSSAIIWLLKSKIYELAGDDYRVPVLGCVKKWIQAVPLQFLHALLTYLGDSVDYDSGSSGLKSPLASRPSSFPGIGVPSEALVRWHMRLEYFAYETLQDLRIGKLFEIIVDYPESSPAIEDLKLCLEYTGQHSKLVDSFISSLRYRLLTAGASTNDILHQYVSTIKALRTIDPTGVFLEAVGEPIRDYLRGRKDTIKCIVTMLTDGSGGSASGTGNAGDNLLEELNRDAENQENADYDDHANIDEKQAWLNSESWEPDPVEADPLKGSRNRRKVDILGLMVSIIGSKDQLVNEYRVMLAEKLLNKSDFEIDSDIRTLELLKIHFGESSMQKCEIMLNDLIDSKRTNSNIKTSLLKTSQTVPGQEEAEVSHDVLDATIISSNFWPPIQTEDLVVPASVDQLLSDYAKRFHQIKTPRKLLWKKNLGTVKLELQFEGRSMQFTVAPVHAAIIMQFQEKSSWTSKTLATEIGIPLDYLNRRISFWTSKGVLTESAGPDADDRTFTVVDSMPDVNKNSTVNERLAEYQMTEEEGESSVASVEEQLKKEMTVYEKFIIGMLTNFGSMSLDRIHNTLKMFCIAEPSYDKSLQQLQSFLSGLVADEKLETRDGQYLLKR is encoded by the exons ATGGAATGGGAGGACGCCGACGGCGCTCTCGATTCGTGGGCCCAATTCTGCTCTCTCTCCAACGAGCTTCTGGCCGGCGACGGTGATCTCACCCTCGGCCCACGCCTAGCTCCCGTCGTTGCCGACCTCTGCACACGCGGCCTCGCCACGCTCGTCCGTGACTACTTCCTCCACTCCCTCGAG GAAACATTTCGAAATAATGCAGTCAAGAAGTTCTGGCAGCACTTTCATCCTTATTGCAGTGCCTCGACCGTCGAGAGAATTAAGTTCTGT GTTAAGGAAAATTGGCCTGAGGAAATCTTAAGTAAAGCACTGGAGGACATATGCTTGGAAAAGGGTTACCAGGAAAAATGTGTTCTTGTTCTTGTCCGAGCTTTTCAATCATATGAGGATAGGGCGCCGCAAAAACAATTCAAAGCAGTGGACTGTATTTCCAGCTTAATGGCTAGGTATCAGTTAATGGTATCATCAGTACTTCTGACAACACTGCCCTTGAGCTTTCCTG AGATATTGAATATCTATTTCAAGAAGATGCTGGAAGAACTTAATACTATTATGGCTGGATCTTATGAGAGTGATCAACTTGTGGATCATGAACCTTTTCAAAGAAGTAATACTTCTGATTGGCATTCTGGAATGGACATTGATGGTTCAGAAGTTTCAGAAAGTAGCTTCTTGGTAAAGAACATTGGAAAAGTTGTTCGTGATCTTAGATGTATTGGTTTTACATCAATGACTGAAGATGCTTATTCCTCTGCAATAATATGGCTTTTAAAG TCTAAGATTTATGAACTAGCTGGTGATGATTATAGAGTTCCTGTCCTTGGGTGTGTGAAGAAGTGGATTCAG GCTGTCCCTCTTCAGTTTCTGCATGCTCTTTTAACATATCTCGGTGACTCTGTGGACTATGACAGTGGATCTTCTGGTCTCAAATCACCATTAGCTTCACGTCCTTCTTCCTTCCCAGGGATTGGTGTTCCTTCTGAAGCCCTTGTGAGATGGCACATGCGCCTTGAATATTTTGCTTATGAAACCTTGCAGGACCTACGAATTGGCAAACTTTTTGAAATAATTGTAGATTACCCTGAGAG TTCTCCCGCTATTGAAGACCTAAAGCTGTGTTTAGAGTACACGGGCCAACACTCTAAGCTTGTTGACTCATTTATCTCGTCGCTTAGATATCGTCTACTTACTGCTGGTGCATCAACAAATGATATATTGCACCAATATGTGTCCACTATCAAGGCATTGCGGACAATTGACCCCACCGGGGTGTTCTTGGAGGCAGTTGGTGAACCAATTAGGGATTATCTGAGGGGTAGAAAAGACACTATCAAATGCATAGTGACAATGCTAACTGATGGATCTGGAGGAAGTGCAAGTGGAACAGGAAATGCAGGTGACAATCTTCTGGAAGAGTTGAACAGAGATGCTGAAAACCAGGAAAATGCTGATTACGACGATCATGCAAACATTGATGAGAAACAAGCATGGCTAAATTCTGAAAG CTGGGAACCCGATCCTGTAGAAGCAGACCCATTGAAAGGCAGCAGGAACAGAAGGAAAGTTGATATACTTGGACTAATGGTTAGTATAATTGGCTCAAAAGACCAACTAGTCAACGAATACCGTGTAATGCTGGCAGAAAAGCTGCTCAACAAATCTGACTTCGAAATTGATTCAGACATTCGCACGTTGGAACTCCTGAAG ATTCATTTTGGTGAGAGCAGCATGCAGAAGTGTGAGATTATGCTTAATGACTTGATTGACTCGAAGAGAACCAACTCGAACATTAAAACATCTTTGCTGAAGACATCCCAAACTG TTCCTGGGCAAGAGGAGGCAGAAGTGTCTCATGATGTTCTGGATGCCACTATAATATCGTCTAACTTTTGGCCACCAATTCAG ACAGAAGACCTTGTTGTTCCTGCTTCAGTTGATCAGTTGCTATCTGATTACGCAAAACGGTTTCACCAGATAAAAACTCCACGAAAGCTATTATGGAAGAAAAATCTTGGAACAGTCAAG TTAGAACTGCAATTTGAGGGAAGAAGCATGCAGTTTACTGTAGCTCCTGTGCATGCTGCAATCATAATGCAATTTCAAGAAAAATCTAG TTGGACTTCAAAGACACTTGCTACAGAAATTGGCATACCT CTGGATTATCTTAACAGAAGAATAAGCTTCTGGACAAGCAAG GGGGTCCTGACTGAATCGGCAGGACCAGATGCCGATGATCGCACCTTTACTGTTGTTGATAGCATGCCTGATGTCAACAAAAACAGTACTGTGAATGAACGCTTGGCAGAGTATCAAATGACTGAGGAGGAAGGTGAAAGCTCTGTGGCTTCAGTAGAGGAACAACTTAAGAAAGAAATGACAGTTTACGAG AAATTCATCATCGGAATGCTAACCAATTTTGGGAGTATGTCGCTGGACAGGATACATAACACTTTAAAG ATGTTCTGTATTGCCGAGCCATCATATGACAAGTCACTGCAGCAGCTGCAAAGTTTCCTTTCTGGTCTAGTAGCGGATGAAAAGCTAGAAACGAGGGATGGGCAGTACTTGCTAAAGAGGTAG
- the LOC136524605 gene encoding uncharacterized protein — protein MRQPPRSGQVVTTTASISTSRHLALQVEPSSDTVTDVRRKISGHQSLFLSGNKLEFDRTFGSYHQIQNDTTLHLDFGMQVFVKTLNGSETVTVEVEPSDTVGDVKAKIRDQQRLIFDGSRLDNKRKLDFYKVQHHSTLHLDDLCSPRDDAMQQIGDFKAKIQDQQRLLFEGQRLVDVDVDGDGQRQTLANYNVQRQSIHTLHLDCPMQVFVKTSSTDQTITLEVEPSNTIEYVKEKIGGGQWPPESHCHL, from the exons ATGAGGCAGCCACCTCGCAGCGGGCAGG TAGTGACGACGACAGCATCTATATCTACGTCCAGACACCTCGCCCTCCAGGTGGAGCCATCGTCAGACACGGTCACCGACGTCAGGAGAAAGATCAGCGGCCACCAGAGCCTGTTCTTGTCCGGCAACAAGCTCGAGTTTGATCGGACGTTTGGATCCTATCATCAGATCCAGAACGACACCACCCTGCACCTCGACTTCGGCATGCAGGTCTTCGTGAAGACGCTCAATGGCAGCGAGACCGTCACTGTTGAGGTAGAGCCATCTGATACAGTCGGTGATGTCAAGGCAAAGATACGGGACCAGCAGAGGCTCATCTTTGACGGCAGCAGGCTTGATAATAAGCGCAAGCTTGACTTTTACAAGGTTCAGCATCATTCAACCCTGCACCTTGATGACCTCTGTAGTCCGCGTGATGATGCCATGCAGCAGATTGGCGATTTCAAGGCAAAGATTCAGGACCAACAGAGGCTGCTCTTTGAAGGACAGCGGCTTgtggatgtggatgtggatgGAGATGGACAGAGACAGACGCTCGCCAATTACAACGTCCAGAGACAATCGATCCACACCCTACACCTTGACTGTCCCATGCAGGTTTTTGTGAAGACGTCGTCCACGGACCAGACGATCACTCTAGAGGTGGAGCCGTCTAACACCATTGAATATGTCAAGGAAAAGATCGGTGGTGGCCAGTGGCCACCAGAGTCTCACTGTCACCTTTGA
- the LOC136524606 gene encoding uncharacterized protein, translated as MRLVSCGGGCCSSDDDSIYIYVQTCTSKTLALQVEPSSDTVTDVRRKISGHQSLFLSGNKLEDDRTFGSYHQIQNDTTLHLDFGMQVFVKTLNGSETITVEVEPSDTVGDVKAKIRDQQRLIFDGSRLDNKRKLDFYKVQHHSTLHLDDLCSPRDDAMQQIGDFKAKIQDQQRLLFEGQRLVDVDGDGQRQTLANYNVQRQSTPYTLTVPCRFL; from the coding sequence ATGCGTCTTGTCTCTTGCGGTGGCGGATGCTGCAGTAGTGACGACGACAGCATCTATATCTACGTCCAGACATGCACGAGCAAGACCCTCGCCCTCCAGGTGGAGCCATCGTCAGACACGGTCACCGACGTCAGGAGAAAGATCAGCGGCCACCAGAGCCTGTTCTTGTCCGGCAACAAGCTCGAGGATGATCGGACGTTTGGATCCTATCATCAGATCCAGAACGACACCACCCTGCACCTCGACTTCGGCATGCAGGTCTTCGTGAAGACGCTCAATGGCAGCGAGACCATCACTGTTGAGGTAGAGCCATCTGATACAGTCGGTGATGTCAAGGCAAAGATACGGGACCAGCAGAGGCTCATCTTTGACGGCAGCAGGCTTGATAATAAGCGCAAGCTTGACTTTTACAAGGTTCAGCATCATTCGACCCTGCACCTTGATGACCTCTGTAGTCCGCGTGATGATGCCATGCAGCAGATTGGTGATTTCAAGGCAAAGATTCAGGACCAACAGAGGCTGCTCTTTGAAGGACAGCGGCTTGTGGATGTGGATGGAGATGGACAGAGACAGACGCTCGCCAATTACAACGTCCAGAGACAATCCACACCCTACACCTTGACTGTCCCATGCAGGTTTTTGTGA